One Prolixibacteraceae bacterium DNA segment encodes these proteins:
- a CDS encoding fumarate reductase/succinate dehydrogenase flavoprotein subunit: MSILDSKTPAGPLAEKWSKHKASIKVVSPANKRKLDIIVVGTGLAGASAAASLGELGYNVKAFCYQDSPRRAHSIAAQGGINAAKNYQNDNDSIYRLFYDTIKGGDYRARESNVYRLAEVSPLIIDQCVAQGVPFAREYGGSLSNRSFGGVLVSRTFYARGQTGQQLLLGAYSALNRQINEGTVKMYNRTEMLDLVVVDGKARGIITRDMITGEVQRHGAHAVCICTGGYGNVFFLSTNAMGCSGSAAAQIYRRGAFMSNPAFVQIHPTCIPVHGSQQSKLTLMSESLRNDGRVWVPKKKEDAVKLQKGEISANDIKDEDRDFYLERRYPSYGNLVPRDVASRAAKERCDAGFGVNTEGKAVFLDFKYAIDRLGRDTIEKRYGNLFQMYEKITDVDPYSNPMQIYPAIHYTMGGIWVDYNLMTNIPGLYALGEANFSDHGANRLGASALMQGLADGYFVLPYTIGDYLADEIMVPRIDTNQSAFEEAEKTVQDRLNQLFNAKGNEPVDYFHKKLGMIMWDYVGMSRNEEGLKKAVSGIRSLRKEYYSNVLIPGELDNLNPELEKAVRVADSFDIAELMALDALERNESCGGHFREESATEEGEAKRNDETGCYASAWEYKGAGEEPVMHREELVFENVKLVQRSYK; this comes from the coding sequence ATGAGCATTTTAGATTCGAAAACACCAGCTGGGCCTTTGGCCGAGAAATGGTCTAAACATAAAGCAAGTATTAAAGTTGTTTCACCTGCGAACAAGCGTAAACTTGACATAATCGTAGTTGGAACAGGTCTTGCGGGTGCGTCTGCAGCTGCTTCTTTGGGAGAGCTAGGATACAACGTCAAGGCATTCTGTTACCAAGATTCACCACGTCGTGCACACTCTATTGCAGCACAGGGAGGAATCAACGCAGCAAAAAACTACCAAAACGATAACGACTCTATCTATCGTCTTTTCTACGATACAATCAAAGGAGGAGACTATAGAGCAAGAGAATCAAACGTTTATCGTTTGGCAGAAGTTTCACCACTTATCATAGACCAATGTGTTGCACAAGGTGTACCTTTTGCACGTGAATATGGTGGATCACTATCTAACCGTTCTTTTGGTGGTGTACTTGTTAGTCGTACGTTCTATGCAAGAGGACAAACTGGACAGCAGTTGTTATTGGGTGCATACTCAGCATTAAACCGTCAAATCAACGAAGGAACAGTGAAGATGTACAACCGTACAGAGATGCTAGACCTAGTAGTGGTAGATGGTAAAGCAAGAGGTATCATCACTCGTGATATGATTACTGGAGAAGTACAGAGACACGGAGCACATGCAGTATGTATCTGTACAGGAGGTTATGGAAACGTATTCTTCCTTTCAACAAATGCAATGGGATGTTCTGGATCGGCAGCGGCACAGATCTATCGTCGTGGAGCTTTCATGTCGAACCCAGCATTCGTTCAAATTCACCCTACTTGTATTCCTGTTCATGGATCACAGCAATCGAAATTGACATTAATGTCAGAGTCGCTACGTAATGATGGTCGTGTATGGGTACCTAAGAAGAAAGAGGATGCAGTAAAACTTCAAAAAGGAGAGATCTCTGCAAATGATATCAAAGATGAGGATCGTGACTTCTACCTAGAGCGTCGTTACCCATCATATGGTAACCTTGTCCCTCGTGATGTGGCATCTCGTGCTGCAAAAGAGCGTTGTGATGCAGGTTTCGGAGTAAATACAGAAGGTAAAGCAGTATTCCTTGACTTCAAATATGCTATCGACCGTTTAGGGCGTGATACTATTGAGAAGCGTTACGGTAACCTTTTCCAGATGTATGAAAAGATTACAGACGTAGATCCTTATAGCAATCCTATGCAGATCTATCCTGCGATTCACTATACAATGGGTGGTATTTGGGTTGATTATAACCTGATGACAAATATTCCTGGTCTATATGCATTGGGAGAAGCAAACTTCTCTGATCATGGTGCAAACCGTCTTGGTGCATCTGCATTGATGCAAGGATTGGCAGATGGATATTTTGTTCTTCCTTATACTATCGGTGATTATCTTGCTGACGAGATTATGGTACCACGAATTGACACCAATCAATCTGCATTCGAAGAAGCAGAGAAGACTGTACAAGATCGTCTGAACCAACTTTTTAATGCAAAAGGTAACGAGCCTGTTGATTATTTCCACAAGAAATTGGGTATGATCATGTGGGATTACGTTGGGATGTCTCGTAACGAAGAAGGTCTTAAGAAAGCTGTTTCAGGGATCCGATCTCTTCGTAAAGAGTACTATTCAAACGTACTCATTCCAGGTGAATTGGATAACTTAAATCCTGAACTTGAAAAAGCAGTTCGTGTTGCAGATTCATTCGATATTGCTGAGCTTATGGCACTAGATGCACTTGAGCGTAACGAATCATGTGGAGGACACTTCCGTGAAGAGTCAGCGACAGAAGAAGGAGAAGCAAAACGTAATGACGAAACAGGGTGTTATGCTTCAGCTTGGGAATATAAAGGAGCAGGTGAAGAGCCTGTAATGCATAGAGAAGAACTTGTATTCGAGAATGTGAAACTTGTTCAACGTAGCTATAAATAA
- a CDS encoding succinate dehydrogenase/fumarate reductase iron-sulfur subunit has protein sequence MADKILNKLYIKVWRQKNSKSQGAFETYELTNVSQGSSFLEMLDILNDQLIREGNDPVAFDHDCREGICGMCSLYINGKAHGPDTEITTCQLHMRKFDEGQTITIEPWRAGAFPVIKDLIVNRNAFEEIQQAGGYVSVGTGGVPDGNAIPIGQDDAEEAMDAAACIGCGACVATCKNSSAMLFVSAKVSQFAKLPQGKVEGKRRAKSMVAKMDELGFGGCTNTGACEIACPKAISISNIARLNREYLCAKLSD, from the coding sequence ATGGCAGATAAGATTTTAAACAAGCTATATATCAAAGTTTGGAGACAGAAAAACTCCAAATCACAAGGAGCATTTGAAACTTACGAGTTGACAAATGTTTCACAAGGAAGTTCATTCCTAGAGATGCTCGATATCCTAAACGATCAATTGATTCGTGAAGGAAATGACCCAGTTGCTTTTGATCACGATTGTCGTGAGGGTATCTGTGGAATGTGTTCTCTTTACATCAACGGTAAAGCACACGGACCAGATACAGAGATCACAACATGTCAGCTTCATATGCGTAAATTCGACGAAGGTCAAACAATTACGATTGAGCCATGGAGAGCTGGAGCATTTCCAGTAATCAAAGATTTGATCGTAAACCGTAACGCATTCGAAGAGATTCAACAAGCTGGTGGATATGTATCTGTAGGTACGGGTGGTGTTCCTGATGGAAATGCTATCCCTATTGGACAGGACGATGCAGAGGAAGCAATGGATGCTGCTGCATGTATTGGATGTGGTGCTTGTGTTGCTACATGTAAGAACTCTTCAGCAATGCTTTTCGTTTCTGCGAAAGTTTCTCAATTTGCGAAACTTCCACAAGGAAAAGTAGAAGGTAAGCGTAGAGCAAAATCAATGGTAGCGAAAATGGATGAATTAGGATTTGGTGGATGTACTAACACTGGTGCATGTGAAATCGCTTGTCCTAAAGCAATCTCTATTTCGAACATTGCTCGACTTAACAGAGAATATTTATGTGCTAAGCTTTCTGATTAA
- a CDS encoding CPBP family intramembrane metalloprotease, which yields MRHIFTPPTKKKNQKKKNHYRWLLAFAIIVPWAIISSIFTVLISILSSIVFDVPVIETQTDVSQNISFVFAMLLGTITTTYLFTKFIERKKYKVIGLSIKNRTSDIITGLIIGALCMLIGYILLISSNQINFIRIYFNAKEISISIIYFFVVALSEEILFRGYILRVLMDRFSKFHALIISALVFMLLHIFNPNLSSIAWINIFLLGISFGITYIYTNNLWLPISFHFSWNLFQTLFGFSVSGVRSYSVISTKIVSPNIFNGGEFGFEGSALAMIFIICITGGLYSLYRNDTLSTF from the coding sequence ATGCGCCATATTTTTACACCACCTACAAAGAAGAAGAATCAAAAGAAAAAAAATCATTATCGGTGGTTATTGGCATTTGCAATTATAGTTCCATGGGCAATTATATCCTCTATTTTCACAGTACTTATATCAATATTATCTTCTATTGTGTTTGATGTTCCAGTAATAGAAACACAGACAGATGTATCCCAAAATATTTCTTTTGTATTTGCAATGTTACTGGGAACAATCACCACTACCTATCTTTTCACTAAGTTCATTGAGAGGAAAAAGTATAAAGTTATCGGTTTATCGATAAAAAATCGAACATCAGATATTATTACAGGACTGATCATAGGGGCACTTTGTATGCTTATTGGTTATATACTTCTGATTTCTTCGAACCAGATTAATTTCATTCGAATATACTTTAATGCAAAAGAGATCAGTATCTCTATTATCTACTTCTTTGTTGTTGCATTATCAGAAGAGATTCTATTTCGTGGTTATATTTTGAGAGTCCTCATGGATCGTTTCAGTAAATTCCATGCTTTAATAATTTCGGCTTTAGTCTTTATGTTACTTCATATATTTAATCCAAATTTGAGTTCCATCGCTTGGATCAATATTTTTCTTCTAGGGATATCATTTGGTATCACTTATATATATACGAATAATTTATGGCTACCGATATCATTCCATTTTAGTTGGAATCTATTTCAAACTCTCTTTGGTTTTAGCGTTAGTGGCGTAAGAAGTTATTCCGTTATATCGACAAAAATAGTAAGTCCAAATATCTTTAATGGAGGAGAATTTGGTTTCGAAGGATCTGCTCTAGCAATGATTTTTATTATTTGTATTACAGGTGGCTTATATAGTTTATACAGAAACGATACACTAAGCACTTTTTAA
- a CDS encoding ISAs1 family transposase: MSEAIVNNYDNKFALYFLPLEDPRRIQKGNFIYPLIEVLFLSLSAILSGFKTNEDIAQFGELKIDWLRKFYPYASGIPSHDTIGRVFRHLDSSLFNECFIKWSSSLTKLTSNQVIGIDGKTIKGSANAKKNAIHVVSAFASDNGLCLGQVTTNKKSNEITAIPELLDLITIKGMVVTTDAMGCQTEIANKILEKEGDYILQVKGNQKKTKEELDIQFNTDIVCDSNITEDFGHGRIETRICDVINDFEDAPMLTKWRGIHSLIRITTQTLESSTNKERSDVRYYISSLDTTAERFNKLIRSHWAIENNLHWTLDVSFNEDKQQRKKDHAAENMNMLCKMALNILKLDTENKKTLKWKKNRAIYVDEYREKLITRSQTC, encoded by the coding sequence ATGAGTGAAGCAATAGTAAATAATTATGATAACAAGTTTGCTCTTTATTTCCTTCCATTAGAAGATCCTCGAAGAATACAAAAAGGCAATTTTATCTACCCACTTATAGAAGTTCTATTTCTTTCATTGTCAGCTATATTAAGTGGTTTTAAAACCAATGAAGATATTGCACAATTTGGAGAGCTTAAAATCGATTGGCTCAGAAAATTTTATCCGTACGCATCAGGGATTCCATCACACGATACCATTGGTCGAGTATTTAGACATTTAGATTCTTCTCTCTTTAACGAGTGTTTTATCAAGTGGTCTTCAAGCTTAACAAAGCTTACATCTAATCAAGTAATAGGTATTGATGGAAAGACCATTAAGGGATCTGCTAATGCAAAGAAGAATGCAATTCATGTTGTCTCTGCCTTTGCCTCAGATAATGGTCTATGTTTAGGACAGGTTACCACCAATAAAAAGAGTAATGAAATAACAGCCATTCCAGAATTGTTAGATCTTATTACTATCAAAGGCATGGTTGTTACAACAGATGCAATGGGCTGTCAAACTGAAATTGCAAATAAAATACTAGAAAAAGAAGGTGACTATATTCTACAAGTAAAAGGTAATCAGAAGAAAACTAAAGAGGAACTTGATATTCAGTTTAATACAGATATTGTTTGTGATTCTAATATAACAGAAGACTTTGGTCATGGAAGAATTGAAACTCGTATTTGTGATGTAATAAATGACTTTGAAGATGCTCCTATGTTGACCAAATGGAGAGGTATCCATAGTTTAATTAGAATAACAACCCAGACATTAGAATCTTCAACAAATAAAGAACGAAGTGATGTGAGGTATTACATATCCTCTTTAGATACAACAGCTGAGAGGTTTAATAAACTTATACGTTCACACTGGGCAATCGAAAATAATCTTCATTGGACACTCGATGTAAGCTTCAATGAAGATAAACAGCAGCGAAAAAAAGATCATGCAGCTGAAAATATGAATATGCTTTGTAAAATGGCTCTTAACATCTTAAAGTTGGATACGGAGAACAAAAAAACATTGAAATGGAAGAAAAATAGAGCCATATATGTCGATGAATATAGAGAAAAGCTTATCACTCGTTCACAGACTTGTTAA
- a CDS encoding CPBP family intramembrane metalloprotease → MYDIKLKKSITTSVVLLLVGALLFQFASGIVAVVMRFGGDVEAISRVKLLLVISITSLATFVGSAWFFSLTSMKEGINGFSFGTKKDISKYFRLIFFMALLAMPISIYLGELYQAIPFPDFMSSLIEWSEKMEADNMALMKKMLYVTSFGSMLVNVVVIALIPAFGEELVFRGIIQRLVYNKSHKIHRSVWIAAIIFSVLHFELSGLLPRIFLGAMLGYIYFYTGSLWCSIWAHFINNATIAIFTYFGTIGVFNIDILESDFPLAQLSGYMMMAVVLFVPACRSFYAKRKVIDNKNQDLSLDENFNE, encoded by the coding sequence ATGTATGATATTAAACTAAAGAAGAGTATAACGACCTCTGTGGTTTTATTATTAGTGGGAGCTCTTTTATTTCAATTTGCTTCAGGGATTGTTGCTGTTGTTATGCGTTTTGGTGGTGATGTAGAGGCAATTTCAAGAGTTAAGCTGTTGCTCGTTATTTCGATTACTTCATTAGCAACCTTTGTTGGTTCTGCTTGGTTTTTTTCATTGACCTCCATGAAAGAGGGAATAAATGGCTTCTCTTTTGGTACTAAAAAAGATATTTCAAAATATTTCCGTTTAATTTTCTTTATGGCTCTTTTGGCAATGCCAATCTCTATTTATCTTGGAGAACTGTATCAAGCGATTCCTTTTCCAGATTTTATGTCGAGCCTAATAGAGTGGAGTGAAAAGATGGAAGCTGACAATATGGCTTTGATGAAGAAGATGTTATATGTGACAAGTTTTGGATCGATGTTGGTCAATGTGGTGGTGATTGCTTTGATTCCTGCATTCGGAGAGGAGCTTGTTTTCAGAGGAATAATACAACGCCTTGTCTACAATAAATCACATAAAATACATCGTTCGGTCTGGATAGCTGCTATCATCTTTAGTGTGTTACATTTTGAGCTATCTGGGTTACTCCCTCGAATTTTCCTCGGAGCAATGTTAGGATATATCTATTTCTATACAGGAAGCTTATGGTGTTCTATTTGGGCCCATTTTATTAATAATGCAACCATTGCTATCTTTACATACTTTGGTACTATTGGTGTTTTTAATATTGATATTCTAGAGAGTGATTTTCCTTTAGCCCAGCTTAGTGGATACATGATGATGGCTGTGGTTCTTTTTGTTCCTGCTTGTCGTTCTTTTTATGCTAAAAGAAAAGTGATTGATAATAAAAATCAAGATTTATCTCTAGATGAGAATTTTAATGAATAG
- the dusB gene encoding tRNA dihydrouridine synthase DusB, translated as MNIGNIELGSIPLFLAPMEDVTYKSFRYMCKKYGADMMYTEFVSSEALIRDIEKTKRKMTLFEFDRPVGIQIFGHNIESMVEAAKIAEESNPDIIDINFGCPMKKIVNKGAGSGMFQDVPKMIEMTSQIVKAVNKPVTVKTRLGWDENSKVIVEVAEQLQDTGIAALTLHGRTRKQLYTGEADWDWIAKVKNNPRMHIPIIGNGDINGPLKAKECLDKSGVDGLMIGRGAIGRPWIFQEVRHYLETGELLPPPLVPEIVENVKDQLTQSINWKDSPERAVKEMRRHFAKYFPSLNNFRELRIKLLRADEIDEVVILLDEIAERYSDTRVDYTNISLK; from the coding sequence GTGAATATTGGAAATATAGAATTAGGCTCAATACCATTATTTTTAGCACCGATGGAAGATGTTACATATAAATCGTTCCGATATATGTGTAAGAAATATGGTGCAGATATGATGTATACTGAGTTTGTTTCATCAGAGGCACTTATTAGAGATATAGAAAAGACAAAAAGAAAGATGACTCTTTTTGAGTTTGATCGTCCTGTTGGAATCCAGATTTTTGGTCATAATATCGAATCCATGGTAGAGGCGGCCAAGATAGCAGAAGAATCAAATCCAGACATTATTGACATCAACTTTGGTTGTCCAATGAAGAAGATCGTGAATAAGGGAGCTGGTTCAGGAATGTTCCAAGACGTTCCTAAAATGATCGAGATGACAAGCCAAATAGTCAAGGCAGTCAACAAGCCAGTAACTGTAAAAACAAGACTAGGTTGGGACGAAAACAGCAAGGTAATTGTAGAAGTAGCGGAACAGTTACAAGACACCGGAATTGCTGCATTGACCTTACATGGAAGAACAAGAAAACAATTATATACAGGAGAAGCTGATTGGGATTGGATTGCTAAAGTCAAAAACAACCCCCGTATGCATATTCCTATCATTGGCAATGGAGATATCAATGGCCCTCTGAAAGCAAAAGAGTGTTTAGATAAATCAGGAGTAGATGGATTGATGATTGGAAGAGGTGCAATTGGTAGACCATGGATCTTTCAAGAGGTAAGACATTACTTAGAGACAGGAGAACTTCTTCCCCCTCCTCTTGTTCCAGAGATTGTTGAAAATGTAAAAGATCAGTTAACCCAATCCATCAATTGGAAAGACTCTCCTGAAAGAGCAGTAAAAGAGATGCGAAGACACTTTGCAAAATACTTTCCTAGTTTAAATAATTTTAGAGAGCTACGTATTAAACTTCTAAGAGCAGATGAAATTGATGAAGTTGTAATATTACTTGATGAGATTGCAGAACGCTATTCAGACACGAGGGTTGATTACACCAATATTAGCCTGAAATAA